A portion of the Toxotes jaculatrix isolate fToxJac2 chromosome 16, fToxJac2.pri, whole genome shotgun sequence genome contains these proteins:
- the naa25 gene encoding N-alpha-acetyltransferase 25, NatB auxiliary subunit isoform X3 translates to MFLPLAERMVEKMVKEEKIEAEAEVQLYFMILERLGKCVEALEVIRGPLGEKLTSELQSRENKCMMLYQRLQRWPECNALAHKLLLKNPDDWQFYPSYFDSLFHLMDQSWSPPEEGEHCSEGAVHHTVAEVVRFVEERIKGEDSKESRSLRGPYLARLELMHRLRERGCPEESLLGEPLDLMVQFFGKFGDKPCCITDLKIYLHLLSPEQHVQFINHLSEAVPLGEQGEEGFAFPEDTKALQRHLCVCQLSRALGLHHSLDVDGKLRLITELKAHYRHGLKFGKNALKTELQFSDMYCLMAAHVYIDLWTETGDENMVWQCLGLLQEGLSHSPSNAQFKLLLLLLYCHLGAFEPVVDLYSSLDAKHVQHDTIGFLLTRYAESLGQFAAASQSCNFSLRFFHSNQKDTSEYIIQAYKYGAFEKIPEFIALRNRLNQSLHFAQVRTERMLLDLFLEADIVLSLEESVKAMSLSAEEDDIPWDNMRDNRDLTVFTSWDPKERQLTDEHRRRSLEEESVWLRIRSLTLRLLAYVATLGHTPSQQNSEMANENGVGDKTSILSGLLFQLSQTLQTAAQLAEKRIQFPFLGPPSTRLAQALSSGSCQCQAAALQLSVHLQELETAGLDESSELQTQICNGFKSLVVQLQEMQNKCKGDLLEMKESTLKTWPSLLENLIFFVETMCVVLWIASYCAKILRPLKTSLQKKKKKKKDANTALPVVVSGFQELTGSLQDLLTQALEHIKGQETGMMALKLASLTLEGYTQEEASFTKAAMDKVQSSYLRSLQEVGDLLKKRAETIKNLKI, encoded by the exons ATGTTCCTGCCTCTGGCCGAACGCATGGTGGAGAAAATGGTTAAGGAGGAGAAGATCgaagcagaggcagag GTGCAGCTGTACTTTATGATCCTGGAGCGCTTGGGAAAGTGTGTAGAGGCTCTCGAAGTGATCAGGGGTCCACTTGGGG AGAAGCTGACCAGcgagctgcagagcagagaaaacaagtgTATGATGCTGTACCAGCGACTGCAGCGCTGGCCGGAGTGCAACGCCTTGGCCCACAAGCTGCTTCTGAAGAA TCCTGATGATTGGCAGTTCTATCCCTCCTACTTTGACTCGCTCTTCCACCTGATGGATCAGTCGTGGAGTCCGCCGGAAGAAGGCGAGCA CTGTTCGGAGGGTGCCGTACATCACACTGTGGCTGAGGTGGTGAGGTTTGTGGAAGAGCGGATTAAGGGGGAGGACAGCAAAGAGTCTCGTTCGCTCAGAGGGCCGTATTTAGCTCGGCTCGAGTTAATGCACAGACTGAGAGAACGGGGCTGTCCAGAGGAAAGCCTGCTAG GTGAGCCTTTAGATCTGATGGTGCAGTTCTTCGGGAAGTTTGGAGACAAACCCTGCTGCATCACCGACCTAAAAATATACCTGCATCTGCTGTCTCCTGAGCAGCACGTTCAG TTCATTAACCATCTGAGTGAAGCGGTTCCTCTGGgggagcagggagaggagggattTGCTTTTCCAGAGGACACCAAAGCACTACAgaggcatttgtgtgtgtgtcagctgagtCGAGCGCTCGGGCTGCATCACAGCCTCGACGTGGACGGAAAACTGCGGCTTATCACGGAGCTCAAGGCTCACTACCGTCACGGGCTCAAGTTTG GGAAGAACGCTCTGAAGACGGAGCTGCAGTTCTCTGATATGTATTGTCTCATGGCAGCTCATGTATACATTGACTTGTGGACAGAGACGG GGGATGAGAACATGGTGTGGCAGTGTTTGGGTCTCCTCCAGGAGGGTCTGTCCCACAGTCCCTCCAACGCCCAGTTcaagctgctgctcctgctcctctaCTGTCACCTGGGAGCCTTTGAGCCTGTGGTGGACCTTTACTCCAGCTTGGATGCCAAGCACGTACAACACGACACCATAGG GTTCCTGTTAACACGTTACGCTGAGTCATTGGGTCAGTTTGCTGCAGCCTCCCAGTCCTGTAACTTCTCCCTCAGGTTTTTCCACTCTAACCAGAAAGAT ACCTCAGAGTACATCATCCAGGCGTATAAGTACGGTGCGTTTGAGAAAATCCCAGAGTTCATCGCTCTCAGGAACAGGTTGAACCAATCGCTGCACTTTGCCCAAGTCCGCACTGAGAGGATGCTGCTGGACCTGTTCCTTGAGGCTGACAT tgttttgagtCTGGAGGAAAGTGTGAAGgccatgtctctgtctgcagaggaGGATGACATCCCCTGGGACAATATGAGGGACAACAGAGACCTTACTGTCTTTACCAGCTGGGACCCGAAGGAGAG ACAGCTAACCGACGAGCACCGGCGTCGCTCTCTGGAAGAAGAGTCTGTCTGGCTGAGGATACGCTCTCTGACGCTCCGCCTCCTCGCCTATGTGGCCACCCTGGGACACACACCCTCGCAGCAAAACTCCGAGATGGCCAACGAGAACGGAGTCGGCGACAAGACCTCGATCCTCAGCGGCCTGCTGTTCCAGCTCAGCCAGACTCTGCAGACAGCCGCTCAGCTGGCAGAAAAACGCATTCAG TTTCCATTCCTGGGACCACCCTCCACCCGCCTGGCTCAAGCTCTGTCCAGTGGGAGCTGCCAGTGTCAGGCTGCAGCCCTCCAGctgtctgtccacctgcagGAGCTGGAGACCGCTGGACTCG atgagTCGTCAGAGCTTCAAACCCAGATCTGTAACGGTTTCAAATCATTAGTAGTACAGCTTCAAG AAATGCAGAATAAATGCAAAGGGGATTTATTGGAAATGAAAGAGAGCACATTAAAAACCTGGCCCTCCTTATTAGAAAACCTTATCTTCTTTGTTGAG ACAATGTGCGTAGTGTTGTGGATCGCTAGTTACTGTGCCAAGATCCTCCGACCACTGAAGACGAGtctacagaagaagaaaaagaagaaaaaggacgCAAACACAGCTCTG CCAGTGGTGGTGAGTGGGTTCCAGGAGCTCACAGGGAGCTTGCAGGACCTGCTTACCCAGGCTTTGGAGCATATAAAGGGGCAGGAGACTGGCATGATGGCCCTTAAACTGGCCAGTTTAACCTTGGAAGGATACACACAG GAGGAGGCGTCGTTTACGAAGGCTGCTATGGACAAGGTGCAGAGCAGTTACCTGCGCTCGCTACAGGAGGTGGGAGATCTGCTCAAGAAGAGAGCGGAGACTATAAAGAACCTCAAGATCTGA
- the naa25 gene encoding N-alpha-acetyltransferase 25, NatB auxiliary subunit isoform X1, whose translation MCRIPTTGDSDPYTVRAQWGDLRVCVSGDYLDNGNNKMAIQQADKLLKKHKDLHCAKVLKAIGLQRTGKQDEAFTLAQEVATLEPTDDNSLQALTILYREMHRPELVTKLYEAAVKKVPLSEEYHSHLFMAYARVGEYKKMQQAGMALYKIVPKNPYYFWSVMSLVMQAISAQDEKLAQTMFLPLAERMVEKMVKEEKIEAEAEVQLYFMILERLGKCVEALEVIRGPLGEKLTSELQSRENKCMMLYQRLQRWPECNALAHKLLLKNPDDWQFYPSYFDSLFHLMDQSWSPPEEGEHCSEGAVHHTVAEVVRFVEERIKGEDSKESRSLRGPYLARLELMHRLRERGCPEESLLGEPLDLMVQFFGKFGDKPCCITDLKIYLHLLSPEQHVQFINHLSEAVPLGEQGEEGFAFPEDTKALQRHLCVCQLSRALGLHHSLDVDGKLRLITELKAHYRHGLKFGKNALKTELQFSDMYCLMAAHVYIDLWTETGDENMVWQCLGLLQEGLSHSPSNAQFKLLLLLLYCHLGAFEPVVDLYSSLDAKHVQHDTIGFLLTRYAESLGQFAAASQSCNFSLRFFHSNQKDTSEYIIQAYKYGAFEKIPEFIALRNRLNQSLHFAQVRTERMLLDLFLEADIVLSLEESVKAMSLSAEEDDIPWDNMRDNRDLTVFTSWDPKERQLTDEHRRRSLEEESVWLRIRSLTLRLLAYVATLGHTPSQQNSEMANENGVGDKTSILSGLLFQLSQTLQTAAQLAEKRIQFPFLGPPSTRLAQALSSGSCQCQAAALQLSVHLQELETAGLDESSELQTQICNGFKSLVVQLQEMQNKCKGDLLEMKESTLKTWPSLLENLIFFVETMCVVLWIASYCAKILRPLKTSLQKKKKKKKDANTALPVVVSGFQELTGSLQDLLTQALEHIKGQETGMMALKLASLTLEGYTQEEASFTKAAMDKVQSSYLRSLQEVGDLLKKRAETIKNLKI comes from the exons GTCCTGAAGGCTATTGGTCTTCAGAGGACTGGAAAGCAGGATGAAGCTTTCACTTTGGCCCAGGAAGTGGCCACTCTAGAGCCCACTGATGACAACTCACTACAAGCTCTGACTATCCTGTACAGAGAGATGCATCGtc CCGAGTTGGTCACCAAGCTgtatgaagctgcagtgaagaagGTTCCCCTCAGTGAGGAGTATCACTCTCACCTCTTCATGGCCTACGCTCGTGTCGGGGAGTACAAGAAGATGCAGCAG GCAGGGATGGCCTTGTATAAAATTGTTCCCAAGAATCCGTATTACTTCTGGTCTGTCATGAGTCTGGTGATGCAG GCCATCTCAGCACAGGACGAAAAACTGGCCCAGACCATGTTCCTGCCTCTGGCCGAACGCATGGTGGAGAAAATGGTTAAGGAGGAGAAGATCgaagcagaggcagag GTGCAGCTGTACTTTATGATCCTGGAGCGCTTGGGAAAGTGTGTAGAGGCTCTCGAAGTGATCAGGGGTCCACTTGGGG AGAAGCTGACCAGcgagctgcagagcagagaaaacaagtgTATGATGCTGTACCAGCGACTGCAGCGCTGGCCGGAGTGCAACGCCTTGGCCCACAAGCTGCTTCTGAAGAA TCCTGATGATTGGCAGTTCTATCCCTCCTACTTTGACTCGCTCTTCCACCTGATGGATCAGTCGTGGAGTCCGCCGGAAGAAGGCGAGCA CTGTTCGGAGGGTGCCGTACATCACACTGTGGCTGAGGTGGTGAGGTTTGTGGAAGAGCGGATTAAGGGGGAGGACAGCAAAGAGTCTCGTTCGCTCAGAGGGCCGTATTTAGCTCGGCTCGAGTTAATGCACAGACTGAGAGAACGGGGCTGTCCAGAGGAAAGCCTGCTAG GTGAGCCTTTAGATCTGATGGTGCAGTTCTTCGGGAAGTTTGGAGACAAACCCTGCTGCATCACCGACCTAAAAATATACCTGCATCTGCTGTCTCCTGAGCAGCACGTTCAG TTCATTAACCATCTGAGTGAAGCGGTTCCTCTGGgggagcagggagaggagggattTGCTTTTCCAGAGGACACCAAAGCACTACAgaggcatttgtgtgtgtgtcagctgagtCGAGCGCTCGGGCTGCATCACAGCCTCGACGTGGACGGAAAACTGCGGCTTATCACGGAGCTCAAGGCTCACTACCGTCACGGGCTCAAGTTTG GGAAGAACGCTCTGAAGACGGAGCTGCAGTTCTCTGATATGTATTGTCTCATGGCAGCTCATGTATACATTGACTTGTGGACAGAGACGG GGGATGAGAACATGGTGTGGCAGTGTTTGGGTCTCCTCCAGGAGGGTCTGTCCCACAGTCCCTCCAACGCCCAGTTcaagctgctgctcctgctcctctaCTGTCACCTGGGAGCCTTTGAGCCTGTGGTGGACCTTTACTCCAGCTTGGATGCCAAGCACGTACAACACGACACCATAGG GTTCCTGTTAACACGTTACGCTGAGTCATTGGGTCAGTTTGCTGCAGCCTCCCAGTCCTGTAACTTCTCCCTCAGGTTTTTCCACTCTAACCAGAAAGAT ACCTCAGAGTACATCATCCAGGCGTATAAGTACGGTGCGTTTGAGAAAATCCCAGAGTTCATCGCTCTCAGGAACAGGTTGAACCAATCGCTGCACTTTGCCCAAGTCCGCACTGAGAGGATGCTGCTGGACCTGTTCCTTGAGGCTGACAT tgttttgagtCTGGAGGAAAGTGTGAAGgccatgtctctgtctgcagaggaGGATGACATCCCCTGGGACAATATGAGGGACAACAGAGACCTTACTGTCTTTACCAGCTGGGACCCGAAGGAGAG ACAGCTAACCGACGAGCACCGGCGTCGCTCTCTGGAAGAAGAGTCTGTCTGGCTGAGGATACGCTCTCTGACGCTCCGCCTCCTCGCCTATGTGGCCACCCTGGGACACACACCCTCGCAGCAAAACTCCGAGATGGCCAACGAGAACGGAGTCGGCGACAAGACCTCGATCCTCAGCGGCCTGCTGTTCCAGCTCAGCCAGACTCTGCAGACAGCCGCTCAGCTGGCAGAAAAACGCATTCAG TTTCCATTCCTGGGACCACCCTCCACCCGCCTGGCTCAAGCTCTGTCCAGTGGGAGCTGCCAGTGTCAGGCTGCAGCCCTCCAGctgtctgtccacctgcagGAGCTGGAGACCGCTGGACTCG atgagTCGTCAGAGCTTCAAACCCAGATCTGTAACGGTTTCAAATCATTAGTAGTACAGCTTCAAG AAATGCAGAATAAATGCAAAGGGGATTTATTGGAAATGAAAGAGAGCACATTAAAAACCTGGCCCTCCTTATTAGAAAACCTTATCTTCTTTGTTGAG ACAATGTGCGTAGTGTTGTGGATCGCTAGTTACTGTGCCAAGATCCTCCGACCACTGAAGACGAGtctacagaagaagaaaaagaagaaaaaggacgCAAACACAGCTCTG CCAGTGGTGGTGAGTGGGTTCCAGGAGCTCACAGGGAGCTTGCAGGACCTGCTTACCCAGGCTTTGGAGCATATAAAGGGGCAGGAGACTGGCATGATGGCCCTTAAACTGGCCAGTTTAACCTTGGAAGGATACACACAG GAGGAGGCGTCGTTTACGAAGGCTGCTATGGACAAGGTGCAGAGCAGTTACCTGCGCTCGCTACAGGAGGTGGGAGATCTGCTCAAGAAGAGAGCGGAGACTATAAAGAACCTCAAGATCTGA
- the naa25 gene encoding N-alpha-acetyltransferase 25, NatB auxiliary subunit isoform X2: protein MAARGHVQDPNDRRLRPIYDYLDNGNNKMAIQQADKLLKKHKDLHCAKVLKAIGLQRTGKQDEAFTLAQEVATLEPTDDNSLQALTILYREMHRPELVTKLYEAAVKKVPLSEEYHSHLFMAYARVGEYKKMQQAGMALYKIVPKNPYYFWSVMSLVMQAISAQDEKLAQTMFLPLAERMVEKMVKEEKIEAEAEVQLYFMILERLGKCVEALEVIRGPLGEKLTSELQSRENKCMMLYQRLQRWPECNALAHKLLLKNPDDWQFYPSYFDSLFHLMDQSWSPPEEGEHCSEGAVHHTVAEVVRFVEERIKGEDSKESRSLRGPYLARLELMHRLRERGCPEESLLGEPLDLMVQFFGKFGDKPCCITDLKIYLHLLSPEQHVQFINHLSEAVPLGEQGEEGFAFPEDTKALQRHLCVCQLSRALGLHHSLDVDGKLRLITELKAHYRHGLKFGKNALKTELQFSDMYCLMAAHVYIDLWTETGDENMVWQCLGLLQEGLSHSPSNAQFKLLLLLLYCHLGAFEPVVDLYSSLDAKHVQHDTIGFLLTRYAESLGQFAAASQSCNFSLRFFHSNQKDTSEYIIQAYKYGAFEKIPEFIALRNRLNQSLHFAQVRTERMLLDLFLEADIVLSLEESVKAMSLSAEEDDIPWDNMRDNRDLTVFTSWDPKERQLTDEHRRRSLEEESVWLRIRSLTLRLLAYVATLGHTPSQQNSEMANENGVGDKTSILSGLLFQLSQTLQTAAQLAEKRIQFPFLGPPSTRLAQALSSGSCQCQAAALQLSVHLQELETAGLDESSELQTQICNGFKSLVVQLQEMQNKCKGDLLEMKESTLKTWPSLLENLIFFVETMCVVLWIASYCAKILRPLKTSLQKKKKKKKDANTALPVVVSGFQELTGSLQDLLTQALEHIKGQETGMMALKLASLTLEGYTQEEASFTKAAMDKVQSSYLRSLQEVGDLLKKRAETIKNLKI, encoded by the exons GTCCTGAAGGCTATTGGTCTTCAGAGGACTGGAAAGCAGGATGAAGCTTTCACTTTGGCCCAGGAAGTGGCCACTCTAGAGCCCACTGATGACAACTCACTACAAGCTCTGACTATCCTGTACAGAGAGATGCATCGtc CCGAGTTGGTCACCAAGCTgtatgaagctgcagtgaagaagGTTCCCCTCAGTGAGGAGTATCACTCTCACCTCTTCATGGCCTACGCTCGTGTCGGGGAGTACAAGAAGATGCAGCAG GCAGGGATGGCCTTGTATAAAATTGTTCCCAAGAATCCGTATTACTTCTGGTCTGTCATGAGTCTGGTGATGCAG GCCATCTCAGCACAGGACGAAAAACTGGCCCAGACCATGTTCCTGCCTCTGGCCGAACGCATGGTGGAGAAAATGGTTAAGGAGGAGAAGATCgaagcagaggcagag GTGCAGCTGTACTTTATGATCCTGGAGCGCTTGGGAAAGTGTGTAGAGGCTCTCGAAGTGATCAGGGGTCCACTTGGGG AGAAGCTGACCAGcgagctgcagagcagagaaaacaagtgTATGATGCTGTACCAGCGACTGCAGCGCTGGCCGGAGTGCAACGCCTTGGCCCACAAGCTGCTTCTGAAGAA TCCTGATGATTGGCAGTTCTATCCCTCCTACTTTGACTCGCTCTTCCACCTGATGGATCAGTCGTGGAGTCCGCCGGAAGAAGGCGAGCA CTGTTCGGAGGGTGCCGTACATCACACTGTGGCTGAGGTGGTGAGGTTTGTGGAAGAGCGGATTAAGGGGGAGGACAGCAAAGAGTCTCGTTCGCTCAGAGGGCCGTATTTAGCTCGGCTCGAGTTAATGCACAGACTGAGAGAACGGGGCTGTCCAGAGGAAAGCCTGCTAG GTGAGCCTTTAGATCTGATGGTGCAGTTCTTCGGGAAGTTTGGAGACAAACCCTGCTGCATCACCGACCTAAAAATATACCTGCATCTGCTGTCTCCTGAGCAGCACGTTCAG TTCATTAACCATCTGAGTGAAGCGGTTCCTCTGGgggagcagggagaggagggattTGCTTTTCCAGAGGACACCAAAGCACTACAgaggcatttgtgtgtgtgtcagctgagtCGAGCGCTCGGGCTGCATCACAGCCTCGACGTGGACGGAAAACTGCGGCTTATCACGGAGCTCAAGGCTCACTACCGTCACGGGCTCAAGTTTG GGAAGAACGCTCTGAAGACGGAGCTGCAGTTCTCTGATATGTATTGTCTCATGGCAGCTCATGTATACATTGACTTGTGGACAGAGACGG GGGATGAGAACATGGTGTGGCAGTGTTTGGGTCTCCTCCAGGAGGGTCTGTCCCACAGTCCCTCCAACGCCCAGTTcaagctgctgctcctgctcctctaCTGTCACCTGGGAGCCTTTGAGCCTGTGGTGGACCTTTACTCCAGCTTGGATGCCAAGCACGTACAACACGACACCATAGG GTTCCTGTTAACACGTTACGCTGAGTCATTGGGTCAGTTTGCTGCAGCCTCCCAGTCCTGTAACTTCTCCCTCAGGTTTTTCCACTCTAACCAGAAAGAT ACCTCAGAGTACATCATCCAGGCGTATAAGTACGGTGCGTTTGAGAAAATCCCAGAGTTCATCGCTCTCAGGAACAGGTTGAACCAATCGCTGCACTTTGCCCAAGTCCGCACTGAGAGGATGCTGCTGGACCTGTTCCTTGAGGCTGACAT tgttttgagtCTGGAGGAAAGTGTGAAGgccatgtctctgtctgcagaggaGGATGACATCCCCTGGGACAATATGAGGGACAACAGAGACCTTACTGTCTTTACCAGCTGGGACCCGAAGGAGAG ACAGCTAACCGACGAGCACCGGCGTCGCTCTCTGGAAGAAGAGTCTGTCTGGCTGAGGATACGCTCTCTGACGCTCCGCCTCCTCGCCTATGTGGCCACCCTGGGACACACACCCTCGCAGCAAAACTCCGAGATGGCCAACGAGAACGGAGTCGGCGACAAGACCTCGATCCTCAGCGGCCTGCTGTTCCAGCTCAGCCAGACTCTGCAGACAGCCGCTCAGCTGGCAGAAAAACGCATTCAG TTTCCATTCCTGGGACCACCCTCCACCCGCCTGGCTCAAGCTCTGTCCAGTGGGAGCTGCCAGTGTCAGGCTGCAGCCCTCCAGctgtctgtccacctgcagGAGCTGGAGACCGCTGGACTCG atgagTCGTCAGAGCTTCAAACCCAGATCTGTAACGGTTTCAAATCATTAGTAGTACAGCTTCAAG AAATGCAGAATAAATGCAAAGGGGATTTATTGGAAATGAAAGAGAGCACATTAAAAACCTGGCCCTCCTTATTAGAAAACCTTATCTTCTTTGTTGAG ACAATGTGCGTAGTGTTGTGGATCGCTAGTTACTGTGCCAAGATCCTCCGACCACTGAAGACGAGtctacagaagaagaaaaagaagaaaaaggacgCAAACACAGCTCTG CCAGTGGTGGTGAGTGGGTTCCAGGAGCTCACAGGGAGCTTGCAGGACCTGCTTACCCAGGCTTTGGAGCATATAAAGGGGCAGGAGACTGGCATGATGGCCCTTAAACTGGCCAGTTTAACCTTGGAAGGATACACACAG GAGGAGGCGTCGTTTACGAAGGCTGCTATGGACAAGGTGCAGAGCAGTTACCTGCGCTCGCTACAGGAGGTGGGAGATCTGCTCAAGAAGAGAGCGGAGACTATAAAGAACCTCAAGATCTGA